One region of Mucilaginibacter sp. 14171R-50 genomic DNA includes:
- a CDS encoding heme-binding domain-containing protein has product MKRLLKPLFGVTALLLIALQFVPRNHNEAGNQPVNDITSVYRVPASVSMILKRSCYDCHSDQTYYPWYAQLQPVRLMMDNHVRDGKAELNFNAFGTYTLRKQRSKLRAISESLEEGAMPLSSYTLLHRNAVLSPTEKIELMNWVKQTTDSL; this is encoded by the coding sequence ATGAAACGTTTGCTTAAACCCTTATTCGGTGTGACAGCCCTGCTGTTGATCGCTCTCCAGTTTGTCCCACGAAATCATAATGAGGCAGGTAACCAGCCTGTTAATGACATCACCAGCGTTTACCGGGTTCCAGCGAGTGTTAGTATGATCCTGAAAAGATCCTGCTATGACTGCCACAGTGATCAGACCTATTATCCATGGTATGCCCAGTTACAACCGGTCAGGCTGATGATGGATAATCATGTACGGGATGGTAAAGCGGAGTTGAACTTTAATGCATTCGGTACCTACACATTACGAAAGCAGAGGAGCAAATTGCGTGCGATCAGTGAAAGTCTGGAGGAGGGCGCTATGCCCCTTTCCTCTTATACTTTACTGCATCGCAACGCAGTGCTTTCCCCAACCGAAAAGATAGAATTGATGAACTGGGTTAAACAAACAACGGATAGCCTGTAG